GGTGGCGCTGGACGGCTTGGGCATTCAGCAGCTCACCAGCCAAAAGGACATCTATTTCAAAGGCGACGACACCGGGTACAGCATCCCCGAGGCGCTGGCGAAAATGAAGCCCCGCCGCATCATTGTGATGATGGGCACCAACAACACCGACGGCAGCATGTCTGCCAGCGACTTTGCGAGCAATTACAAGAGCGCGCTGCAGGCCATTCAGAGCGCTTATTCGTACTGCGATATCATTGTGGCGGCGGTGCCGCCCATCCCGCAGGCGCACGCGCAGTATCCGAATGTGAGCATGAGCACCATCAACGGCTTCAATGAGGCGCTGGCGCAGATGTGCTCCGAGAGCGGGTATAAATTCCTGAATATCACCGAAGTGCTGCTGGGCAGCGACGGTTACGGCAAGGCGAACTATTACCAGACCGACGACGTGCACCTGCGCAAGGACGGCCTTACCGCCATTATGGACTACGCGCGCACCCATGCGTATCTGGGCACCGAGGACCGCCGCCCGGATACCGCCAACATCCCCACCCGCCGCAAGGGCGGCGGCGACGGCACGGCGGTGCCCACCACCAAGCCGGATGACGACGAGAAGACCTATACCGCCCAGTACAATGTGGATCAAAAGGGCGGCACCCTGGAAAGCGGCGACCAGAAGGGCGTGACCAGCCTTACCTTTAAGGATGTGAAGAGCACCGCCAGCATTACTGTGACGGCGAAACCCAACGATGGCTACGAGTTCGTGAAATGGAGCGACGGCAGCACCAATGCCACCCGCACGGACAAGGACTTCAAGCAGAACATCAATGTGACCGCGGTGTTCAGCACCAAGCTGACCATGAAGATCAAGGAGGGAAGCTCCGGCACCATTACGCTGGGCGATACCCAGTACCTGCACATTGAACTGTCCGACAAGTCGGTGAACACCGACGGGGTGATCTGGACGCTGGACGGCACCGAGTTCAAACGCGGGGTGAGCTGCGGGGTGAGCCCGGAAAAAGAGGGCACCTTTACGGTAAAGGCCAGCCTTACCACCGGCGGCAAGACCTATACGGTGGAGTATAAGCTCACGGTGAAAGCCGGCGTGGTGAATCCCACAGGAATAACGGTGAACGGCGGAGGAAGCGTTCCGGCAAGCGGTGGGGAATATACCTTGACCGCAACTGTTACGCCGAGCAATGCCCAAGGCACTGTGGGCTGGAGTGTGAGCGGAGAAGGCGCGGTGCTTTCGGCCAATTCCGGCAGCAGTACAAAGGTTACGATTCCCTCTAACAGCGGTACGAACGCGAGAAACTATACCGTGACTGCCAAGATCGGGGATAAAACGGCGTCTGTAACATTTACCCAAGAGGGCGCGCCGAACAAAGACATGAATGCAAGCATAAGTGCGCCAAGTTCAATAAAAGTGAATGAAACAGCGACAATAACTGTTTCAGGAGCGCCTGATGGGGCGAGCTATAGCTGGAGCGGGGCAACGGGGAACGGCTCCAGCGCTACATATAGCGGAAGTGCAGAAGGGTCAGTTACCATAGAGGTTACGATCACAGCACAGGGATATAATTCCAAAACGCTTTCTGTTACGATTACAGTAGTTGCTGGAGATACGCCGACTGATCCTGGCGTCGATTCATAAAATATTATTTAAAAAGGCCGCTCGTCCCCTGGACGGGCGGCCTTTCAAAAGAGGAGACAATATGAAGCTTACGGTACTTGGCTGCGGCCGCTGGGGGGCCTTTCTGGCCAGCTATCACAGCGCCAAAAACGATGTGCTGCTTTGGGGGCGCCCCGGCTCCAAAAGCTTTTCCGCCCTGCAGAAGGAGCGGAAAAACGCCTATTTGGCCCTGCCCTCTCAGCTGCGGCTGGAAAGCGAGCTTTCGGCCGCGCTGGAGTTTGCACAGGTGGTCGTTATCTCGATCAGCGCCCAGCAGCTGCGGGATCTGGCGCGGCGCATTGCGCGGTTCGATCTGGCCGGCAAAACCTTTATTCTTTGCATGAAGGGCATCGAGGTTCAGAGCGGCAAGCGCCTGACACAGGTATTCTGTGAAGAAGTGAAGCAGCCGGTGGGCCTGGCCGTATGGGTGGGGCCGGGCCATGTGCAGGATTTTTCGGCGGGGATCCCCAACTGCATGGTGGTGGATTCAGCGGACCCGGCTACCACGGACTTTATTGTGGAGCATTTGAGCAGCGATTTGATCCGCTTGTATAAAGGGCGCGATCTGATTGGAACCGAGGTAGGTGCGGCGGCCAAAAACGTGATCGGCATCGCCGCCGGCATGCTGGATGGCGCCGGTTACTCCAGCCTGAAAGGGGCCCTGATGGCGCGCGGCGCGCGGGAGATCGCCCGCCTGATCCGGGCCATGGGCGGCAACGAGCTTTCGGCCTATGGCCTGTGCCACCTAGGCGATTACGAGGCGACGCTCTTTTCCGCCCACAGCCATAACCGCCGTTTCGGCGAGAGCTTTGTCAGGGGGGAGCCCTTTGACCAGCTGGCCGAGGGGGCATCCACCGTAAAAGCCCTGATCCGTTTGGGAAAAGAATATGGGGTCGACCTGCCGATCTGCCGCACGGTGTATGGAATGCTGTATGAAGGGCGAAGCGCCGCCGAGGCGCTGCCCAGCCTGTTCAGCCGCACGGTGAAGGGCGAATTTGATTATTGAACAGAGCCGTGTGAACCAAACGCCTTCCGCGCACATAAAGTGGTGCAAGGGAGGCGTTTGCTTATGCTAGAAATTTTAAACAGCGTCGGCGTGTCCAGCATTGACATCCTGGGCAACGACGACGTGACCGACGGCAGTGTGGATTACTACGACTTTGACTGGGGCGAAGCGGAAGAGGTGGATGAGGCCACCATCTTTGCGGGCTGTGCGGGCAATTCCGGCACCACGCCGTATCATTGCTCAGACCCCTGCGACAATTGGCCCAGCCCTTGTTACCCTGACCCGTGCCCTGATCCTGACCCGTGCCCTGATCCTGACCCGTGCCCGGATCCTGACCCGTGCCCGGACCCTGACCCGTGCCCGGAGCCCTGCCCGTGCCCGGAGCCCTGCCCGTGCCCTTGCCCTGATCCGGACCCGGAGCCTCAGCCCGGCCCCTGCACCGGGTGCGAGGATCAGCAGGAACTGCCCAACGACAGCGCGGATTACGAAATCATTGATCTCTGAGCTGCAAAAAGCCGAGCCCGCCTTGTGCGGGCCCTGCTTTTTTAATTGAATGGCCCTTGTGCAAGACGCTTGACGAACGGGCTGCAATAAGGGATAATAGAACGGATGACAAAAAAGGGGGAATTGACCCATGGCATATTATAATTGCCTGCTGCTGGATGTGGACGGCACCTTGCTGGATTTTGAGGCCGCGGAGCACAAGGCGTTTATGGAAACGATGGAACACTTTGAACTGCCCGCCGCCAGCGAAACGCTGGAAGTGTATCTTGAGATCAACAGGGGCCTTTGGGCGGCGCTGGAAAAAGGGCAGCTCAAGCGGGACAAGCTGGTGGTGCAGCGGTTTGCGCAGCTTTTGGAGGCGCTGGGAAAACAGGGAAACGCGGCGGAGATGAACCGGTGGTATCTTGACCAACTGGGCGCCCATGCCGATCTTATACCGGGCGCCCTGGAAGCGGTGGCCGAGCTGGCGGAGGTGGCTACCCTGGCGGTGGTGTCCAATGGGGTGGAGCGTGTGCAGCTCAGCCGCCTGAGGGATTCGGGCCTGGACCGATACATGGATGGGGTGTTTGTTTCAGAGCGGGTGGGCATCGAAAAGCCGGGCCGCCGCATTTTTGAAACCGCCCTGCGGCAGCTTGGCATTGAAAGCCGCGGCAAGGTGCTTGTGGTGGGCGACAGCCTGACCGCCGACATCCAGGGCGGGCAGAACGCCGGCCTGGCCACCTGCTGGTGTAACTTTAAGGCGGTGGAGGATGCGCCGCAGCCCGCGCCCACCCATGTAATCCGCACATGGCAGGAGCTTTACCGGATTGTGATGGAACCGGACGAGCTGGAGAACCTGGGAAGCAAAAACCGCAAACATCAATTTGAACAATTGGAAAGAACGGAACAATAAGTTATGCTGTTATCCCTACAAAATTTAGGCAAGAGCTTTGGCGATACGGTGGTGCTGCAGGGAATCGACGCCACAGTGGAAAAGGGCGAGCGTATTGGCATCGTGGGAGAGAATGGAGCGGGCAAGACCACCCTGCTGAAAATGCTCTGCGGCGAGTACACGCCGGACGAAGGCGAGCTGCAGTTCACACGGGGCGTGAGCCTTGGATATCTGGAACAGAACAGCGAGCTGGACCCAAAGCAGGATGTGTACGGCGAGATGCGCCGGGCGTTCAGCCCGGTGCTGGACGCCATGGCCCGAATGCAGGTTCTGGAAAACAAATTGGAGCATGCCCCCGCAGATGAAGCCTTGCTGGAAGAGCACGCGCGCCTTTCGGCCGTTGTCGACGCCGCCGATGGTTATAACATGGACGTACAGATCAAAAAGGTGCTCAGCGGCATGGCCTTTGGCCCCGAAACCTACGGCAAGAGCGTGGCCGTGCTCTCGGGCGGCGAGCACACCCGCCTGCGGCTGGCAAAGCTGCTGCTGCAAAGGCCGGATCTTTTGATCCTGGACGAGCCAACCAACCACCTGGACTTTGCCACAATGGAGTGGCTGGAAAACTATTTGAAGGCGTATCCCGGGGCGGTGCTGGTGGTAAGCCATGACCGCTATTTCCTGGATGCGGTGTGTACCCGGATGTGGGAGGTGGAGGATCAGGGCCTCACCAGCTATAAGGGCAATTTTTCGGCTTATCTGCCGCAAAAAGAGGCGGCGGAAGCGCTGCAGCAAAAGCAGCACGACGCCGACGTGGCCAAGGCCCAAAAATTGGAGGATTACATTGCCCGCAACCTGGTGCGGGCATCCACCACCAAGATGGCCCAGAGCCGCCGCAAACAGCTGGAAAAACTGGAAATTACCGAGGCGCCCCGCTCCGGCCCGCAGGAGCTGAAATTCCGCTTTGAATTTGACGTGACCCCCTACAACGAGCTGCTCACCCTGAAAAGGCTGGCGATAAAGATCGGGGATCGGACCCTGTTGGAGCCCTTTGATCTGCAGATTCTGCGGGGGGAGCGGCTGGTGATCGCAGGGCCGAACGGGGCCGGGAAATCGACGCTGCTGCAGGTGCTGGACGGCAGGCGGCGGCCCAGCGGCGGCATGGTGCGGCTTGGCACGGGCGCCAAAGCAAGCATTTTCGAGCAGCAGCAGCTGCGCCGGGGCGGCCGTGTGATCGACGCGATCTGGGACAAATGGCCCCGTTTTACCGAGCTGGAGGTGCGCAGCCACCTGGCGCGTTTTGGCTTCAAGGGGGAGGATGTGTTCAAGCCCGGTTCCGCGCTCTCGGGCGGCGAGCTTGCAAGGCTGCGCTTTGCAGAGATCGTGCTGGAGCGCCCGAACCTCATGTTCCTGGACGAGCCCACCAATCATCTGGACATCTACACCCGTGAGAGCCTGACCCAAGCCCTGATGGATTACGAGGGGACCCTGCTGCTTGTCACCCATGACCGCTATTTAATGAACAGCCTGGCCTGCCCGATCCTGTATATCGGGGAGGGGCGGGCGGCTCTTTATGAAAGCTACGAAAAGCTGATGGCGCGGAACAGCACTGCGGCGGAGGAGGCGCCCAAAGCGGCCGAGGAAAAAGGCCAGGGGGGCAAAGCCGCTTATGGAAAAGAGCAGCGCCGCCGCAAAGCAGAGCTGCGGGCCCGCCTGAAAGCGGTGGAGGAGGAGATCGAGCAGTTGGGTGCGCATCTCGTGGAGCTGGAAAACGAGATCAACAGCCCGGAAGTGCTGCGGGATCACCTTCTTCTGCGGGAAAAATGCGACGAGCTGGACGACGGCCGATTTCACCAGCAGGAGCTGTTCAGCGAGTGGGAAAAACTGCTGGAAGAGCAGGAGCAGTACGAACAGGACGAAGAGGCCTAAATGGATAGGAATCCCGGAAAAGAAGAAACATCCCCGGCAAGCAGTTCTGCTTGCCGGGGATGCTTTTTGGTTCAAAGCGGCTCTGCCGGGACCTGGGCGGACGCGGGGAAAAGCAGGCGGACGGTGGTGCCCACCCCCGGCGTACTTTCCAGCTCCACCTGGGCGTGATGAAAGGCCGCGCCGTGCTTTACGATCGAGAGGCCCAGCCCGGTGCCGCCGATCTCTTTGGAGTGGCTTTTGTCCACCCGGTAAAAACGCTCGAACACGCGGGCATGGTGCTCGGGCGGGATACCGATCCCGGTGTCGCTCACGGTGAGCAACGGCCCCCTCACATCGGCGCCGGCCCACAGCTCCACGCTGCCGCCGGGGCGGTTGTATTTGATGGCGTTCTCGCACAGGTTAAAGACCATCTCATCCAAAATGGCGGCAACCCCCTGGATCCATACAGACCCGCCCCGCACCGCCAGCTGCACATTCTGTGCCCGGGCGGCAGGGGCCAGCTGATCGGCGGCCCGCCGCAGGCAGGCTATCAGGTCCACAGGCTGGGGCTTTTCCAGCACCGAATCCTCGTCCAGCTGCGAAAGGCGCAGAATATCCTGTACCAGTTGGATCAAACGCTGGGATTCATCGTAGATCTTGCCCGCAAAATGAGGCACGTCGCCGGGCGGTACCAGGCCCCCGCGCATGATCTCGGCGATCCCGGAAATAGAGGTGAGAGGGGTCTTGAGCTCGTGGGAAACGTTGGCGCTGAACTCCCGGCGAAGGGCCTCGCGCTGCTGCTGCTCGGTCACATCCACCAATACCAGAACAGTGCCCGCCAGCTGGTCGCCCTGAAAAACAGGATTTGCGAATAGCTGGCACTGCCTTCCATGTAAAGGGATAAGGCTTTCCACATGGTCACCGCTCAGCGCCTGGCGCACGGGCTGGCTGAATTCCTCGCACAGGCCCAGCTCCAGCGCGTTTTTTCCGGTGGGCGGAGAGGAAAGGTTCAAGAGGCGCGCGGCACCGGAATTGTGCGACAGCACGCTGCCGGCGGCGTCCAGCACCAGAAAGCCCTCCTGCATGTTTTCGGTGATCGCCTCGAATTGCTGCTGCTGGCGCTGAAGCTCCTGCATCTGGCTTTTGATCTGCCGCTTTTGGTGGGCCAGGCGGCGCAGCAGCGGCGCCAACTCTTCGTAGGGGGCCTGGCTTGGCTGGGGATGCTCCAGGTCGATTTCGTTTAAGGGGCGGGTGAGCCTGCGCGAGAGCCTGTAAGCGTAAAGCCCCGCCAAAACGGCGGTGAGGGCCAGCACCATGAGCATGGGCTGGATCAGGCTGAGCAGCAAAGCGAAGCCGGTATACTGTGTGCTGGATACCCGCAGAACGTTGCCGTCGGAAAGCAGGAGAGCGCAGTTGATGGTTTTTTTGTCCAGCGTTTTTGAGTAGCGCACGCTGCGGCCCGCCTGCCCGGCCAAAGCCTGCTGCACCTCCTGGCGGTCGGCGTGGTTTTCCAGCCCGGCCGGATCGGCGGTGGTGTCGAACAATACGCTTCCGTCCGGGGCGATGAGGGTCAGGCGGTTGCCGCCGGCGCCCGCCTGGCGCAGATATTCGCTGCCGCCGGACACGGCGCCGGGGGCAAGGTAGGCGAGCTCCTGCGCCAATTCATCGGCAAGGCGGTTTTCAAAGTAGGGGAACAGGATCGCGGTAAAAAACGCCAGGCTTACCGCCAGCGAGGCGAGCGTTACCAGAAGGATGGACTGGAAAATACGTTTTGTCATGGCCCGCCCTCCCGGATCCGGTAGCCGGAGCCGCGCACAGTTTCAATGCAGCTGCCGCACCCGCCCAGCTTTTGGCGCAGGGTACGCACATGCACGTCCAGGGTGCGGCTTTCAGCGTCGAAGGTGTAGCCCCATATATCCCGCAGAAGCTGTTCGCGGGTAAAAACGATCCCCGGGGCCTGGATCAGCAGGCAGAGCAGTTCAAACTCCTTATGGGTAAGCGTTACCTCCTGGCCGTCCGCCATGACCCTGTGGCGGGCAGGGCAGACGGTGAGCCCGCCCACCCGATATTCCTCAGCCTCGCTTTCCGGCTTTGCGCGGCGCAGCAGGGCGTTCACCCGGGCGATCAGCTCCATCATGCCAAAGGGCTTTGGAACATAATCGTCGGCGCCGCTGTCCAGCCCCAGCACCCGGTCGTATTCGCTGCCCTTCGCGGTGAGCATCAGCACCGGCAGCCGATGGGTGGCGGGGGCGGCCCGCAGCTTTTTGAGCACCTCGATGCCGTCTTCTTCGGGCAGCATCACGTCCAAAAGGACCAGGTCCGGTAGGGCCTTTTCCAGCTGCGCCCAAAATTGGCTGGGAACCTCGAACCCCATTGCCTCGTGGCCGGAGTGGGCCAGGGTATACACGACCAGCTCACGGATGCTGCTGTCGTCTTCCAGAATATAGATCATGGCAAACGCCCCCTATCACAACTCTTTCTGCTTTTAGTATAAGGCATAGCGCGAACCTTTGCACGGCCCATTTTGTAAAAAGTGGGTAAAAAGTGTGCGCCGCGCAAAGCCCCGCTTAAAAAGCGCAAAAATGCCCCGCCCGGCGTTTAAACCGGGCGGGGCGGAAAACAGAATCAGGCTTCGGGGAGCGCCGCATACAGGAAGGTAAGATCCTTGTTGGTGACAAAGGTCTGGAAATTGAACACGAACAGGACTTCGTCGTAGCCCTCCTGCTCCATCAGGTCGTCGATGGGAAGGCCATAGCCGCGGGGGTCGATCACGCCGATCTGCGCATAGTGCTGGGCGAGATAGGGCACAAGGCAGTTGGCATAGCTGTCCTTAATGACCAGCAGCTTGCCCTTGCCGCTGCCCTGGATGGTGGTGTAGCTGTTGTTGCCATACAAAAACATGGCGTACTTATCCGTGGTGCCGAGCTTGGAGAGATCGTACAGGCCGATCGTGCCCGCGTCGGTGCCGGGGTTGGCGGCGCTCCAGCCGCCCAGACCGTCTGATTTCCAGATGGTCATCTGGTTGGGCAGGTCAAGATAGCGCAGCGTGTCGGGAAGCTGGTTCCAAAGCACGCACTTGGCATAGGTGGTGCCGTAAAAATCGGGGACCGGGGTAAAATCTTCCTCGGCGAACTGCGCCGGGGCAAAGCCCTGCCGCTGGCAGAATTCCTGGTAGGCGATATAGGCGCCGCCCTCGGTCGTCCAGTGGTGATCGGTGTCGTAATAGAGCTTTTGCGCTTTGTTTTGCAGGAACGCCTGGCGCAGGTCCAGGCAATTTTCAGCGCCCAACGCTGCAAAAAAGTCGTTCAGATAAGCCTCTTCGTCCACCATGGGAACGCCGGCGGGCAGGCGCTCGGGATAAATGAGGCTTGCCGAGGGCGCCAGAAGCACGGTGGCGCTGCCGGGGTGGCGGGCAATAAAGTTTTGCAGGATCTGGGTGTTGGCCGCCAGCTGCTTTTCTTCGCCCGGTTTCAGGGCAAAAAGCTTTGTGAACAGCTCGTTTTCGCTGCCTAGCAGCGCGCCGCCGATCTCCTTTTTCTGGAACAGGAGGCTCTCGCTGCGGCTTTGCAGCTTGATCCAACCGTCGCGGAAAACCACCTGATCCTTGGTATATTCGGCGTAATCGCTGGTCCATTCATTGGCGAACAGGGCACTCCAGCTGAATTTGGGGAACTGCTCAAGGTCGCGCCGCTCCAGTTCTGAGCGGGCGCGCTTGGGCCACAGGCCGTCCAGGATCATAAAAGAAAAAATAAAGAAAAAAAACAGAACCAGAACAGGGTAGCGCTTTAACGAAGCCCATTTTTCTTTCATCACAAAAGCACCTCCCTCAGAAACGATAGTAAAGGAACGGACTGCTGGTGGAGGCCACGATATACGCGATGCAGAGCACCAGCAGCAGCCCCACCACGACCACCTTTATAAACGTGTTGTCCTTGATGCGGTCCCAGATTTTCAGGGGCAGGGGGGTGCTGCACAGGATCCCCACCAGCAGGATCACCCAGTAGTTGCGCAAAAAGTACCAGCAGCCCACGCCGCCCGAGGGAACGAAGAGCTTTTGAAACAGCGCGCCCAACCCAACGCCCTGCTCGTTGCCCACAAACAAGGCCCAGCCGGTGACCACCAAAAACAAGGTGTAAATATGGGGCCAGACCCGGCCTTTTTTGAGCTTGTCCAGCAAAAAGATCTTTTCTATCGTTAGAAGAATAAAATAGTAAATGCCCCACAGCACAAAATTCCAGTTTGCGCCGTGCCAGATGCCGGTGAGCGCCCACACCACAAACATGTTGAAGATCTGGCGCTTCAGGCCCTTGCGGTTGCCCCCCAGCGGGATGTACACATATTCCTTGAACCAGCCTGAAAGGGTCATGTGCCAGCGGCGCCAGAATTCGGTGATGCTGCGGGCGATATAAGGCAGGTTGAAGTTCATGGGGAAATCGAACCCCAGCATTTTGCCCATGCCGATGCCCATGAGGGAATAGCCGGAAAAATCAAAATAGAGCTGCAGGGAATAGGCAAGCAGCCCCAGCCACACCAGGGGAGTGCTGGCGTTGGCAATGCCCACGCCGGCGGTGACCAGCTCGGCGCCGTTCCACACGCCGATGATATCGTACCACAAATGGCTCACGGTGTCGGCAATGAGAACTTTTTTGGCCAGGCCGAACACGAACAGGCAGATGCCCTCTTCGATCTGGGCCAGGCGGTAGCGGTGCTCGTAAACATGCAGCTGGGCGGCCACGTCGCGGTATTTTACAATGGGGCCGGCGATCAGCTGGGGGAACATGACCACATAGGCGCCGAAATCGATGATGTTGTGCTCGGCGTTCACATCGCGCCGGTATACGTCGATGGAGTAGCTCATGGTCTGGAAGGTATAAAAGCTGATACCCAGCGGCAGCACCGTGGCGGCCTCGATCAGGCCGATGGAGAGGCCAAACAGGCTGTTCACCGTTCCGATCAGGAAGTTCGTGTATTTGAAGAACACCAGCATGGAAAGGCTGCCCACGATGGAAACGATCAAAAACAGCCGCCGCATTTTGGGGTTTTGGTCGAACTTTTCCATTGCAAGGCCGGAGAAATAGTTGATCAGGATGAGCACAACCATCACCGGGAAGAATTTCACTTCGCCCCAGGAATAGAACACCAGGCTGCACACAAACAGCGCCAGGTTTTTCAGCTTGGCGGGCGCGAGATAATACAGCGCCAGGGTGATGGGCAGAAAACGGAACAGGAACAGGATGGTACTGAAGACCAAGCGATTCACTCCTTCACACAAAAGGCCGGTACCGAACCCCCGGTACCGACCTTGTTTTTAAACCAAAACGATCAGCTCAGCGCCTCGTCGATGGCTTTGTCGATCTCGGCGTAGTCGGCGCCCTGGGTGTTGGCGACCACCATTACCACATAGTCGCCTTTTTCCACGATGCGGGCATCCTTGGCCATCTCCTCCATGGCGGCAAACTCGGCATACATGCCGCCGCTGGAAATGCTGGTCTTGTAGGCGGCAAGCTCTGTTTTTACTTCGCCTGCTTTGCCTTCGGCCGCCTTGATCACCAGGATCAGGGCACTGTTGCCCTGGTCGTTGCTCATTTTGCCGGCATATTCCAGGATATTATCCTTGGTGAGCAGCATGGTGAGGGCCAGATCGTTGTCGTTGACGTCGCGGGGGTTGGAAACGGGGTTTGCCTTTTCCACCGCGGCCACCACGTCGCCCAGATTATAGGTTTTATTTTCGCTGCCGGAGTTGCCGCAGCCCGCCAGGGCCAAGGCGGCCAGGGCGACGGAAAGCGCAAGGGCAAGAAACTTTTTCATGGGTCGGTCTCTCTCTTTCTTCTGGAAAATTATGCTTCAATTCTATCCTATCCAAAGGCGCATTGCAAGGCTTACATTCAGTGTTCACGAAATTTTACACTTTATTCACTGCCGGAAGCCGGAGGAAGCTCGGGCGGGTTCGGCACCGTGACCGGCTCGCTCAGGCCCTTTTTCATGGGCTTGTCCAGCGCCTGCCACAGCGCCTTGAACGCCCGGCTGGAAACCGTGGCGCCGCTGACTGCGTCCACCTGCACCTTGCCCGCGCTTTTGGCCCCCAGCAGCAACTCGGCGTAATGGCTGCTCACCAGCTGCGGTGTGGCGCCGGTCACGGGCTGCATGAGCCGGGCGTAGCGTTCGTCTTCGCTCTTTTTTTGCCCGGCAGCGTCCAGCGCGTCAAATTCAGCGCTCTGAATGGCCCCGCCGGCCACGGTGACGGTGAGATAATCCTGATAGCCCAGGCTGTCGAAATCCGCAAGCCGCGCGGTGTAAGTGCCGTCCTTCAGGCCGCAGCCCGCAAGGCCGATGGCCAGCAGCAGGCAGACCGCCAATTTTGCATGGCGCTTCATGTGGCGCCTCCTTTTCGCTTCGGTCTTATTTTATACTTCATTATAAAAGATAAAGCTTTGGCCTGCAAGGCCGGGGCCGGGAAAAAACCAAATCTCCGGCTTTTTCTTGACAGAAAGGGGGCGGGGGACGTAAGATGAAAGCGCATTCTGATTGGAGAGAAGAAAGAGAGGAATCGGTTTTGAAACCAAGCAAGACCCGCCAGGTGGCGCTTTCCGGCCTGCTGTTTGCCCTGGCCATGGCGCTGTCGTTTATGGAATCGACCATCGCTCCGCTTTTGGGGCTTATGCCGGGGGTGAAAATCGGCCTGGCAAATATCGTTGTGATGTACGCGCTGTTTTTTATGGGCTTTCCCCAGGCGCTGAGCCTGGCGGTGCTGAAAGCCCTGTTCGTTCTGCTCACCCGGGGGGCCGTGGCCGGGCTTTTGAGCCTGTGCGGCGGCCTGCTCTCGCTGCTGGTGATGTGGTTGCTGTATAAGCTGCCAAAGCGGCCCACCTATTTTATCCTTTCGGTGTGCGGCTCGCTGGCTCACAATGTGGGGCAGATGATTGCGGCCAGTTTTGTGCTGGGCAGCCGGCTGGCGCTTACCTATGCGCCGGTGCTGATCGTTTCGGGCCTGGGCATGGGGTGGGTCACCAGTGCAAGCCTGGCTGCAATTTTACCCGCATTGGGCCGCATGGGGTTTAATACGAAAAAATAGCCGAAGGCTGTTTTGGGCCACACGCCCGGGCCGGCCCCCAAAGGGGCGGCCCAGGTGCTTCATGTGGGCAGACAAGAGCGCCGAAGAAAAAACTAAAAAATTTTCCAAAAAGGTGTTGACGAAATAATACCTTAGTGGTATACTTTGAACATAACAAGGAAACGTTCCTATTTAAGCGAATGGTTCCCAATAAAATTAAATAAAATTTTGGAGGATACGAATTATGGCTAAGTTTGTTTGCACCGTTTGTGGTTACATCGCCGAGGGCGCTGCCCCTGATTTCTGCCCTGTCTGCAAGGCCCCCAAGGACAAATTCGTGGAAAAGACCGAGAACAGCTATGTGACCGAGCATGTGGTGGGCATTGCCCAGTCCGGTGTGCCTGAGGACATTATCGAGGGCCTGCGCATGAACTTCAATGGCGAGTGCAGCGAGGTGGGCATGTATCTGGCCATGAGCCGCGTGGCCGACCGCGAGGGCTACCCCGAGATTGCCGAGGCCTGGAAGCGCTATGCGTTTGAAGAGGCCGAGCACGCCGCCAAGTTTGCCGAACTGCTGGGCGAGGTGCTGACCGACAGCACCGAAAAGAACCTGCGCATGCGCGTGGACG
This window of the Oscillospiraceae bacterium genome carries:
- the phoB gene encoding DNA-binding response regulator gives rise to the protein MIYILEDDSSIRELVVYTLAHSGHEAMGFEVPSQFWAQLEKALPDLVLLDVMLPEEDGIEVLKKLRAAPATHRLPVLMLTAKGSEYDRVLGLDSGADDYVPKPFGMMELIARVNALLRRAKPESEAEEYRVGGLTVCPARHRVMADGQEVTLTHKEFELLCLLIQAPGIVFTREQLLRDIWGYTFDAESRTLDVHVRTLRQKLGGCGSCIETVRGSGYRIREGGP
- the gpsA gene encoding glycerol-3-phosphate dehydrogenase [NAD(P)+], with the protein product MKLTVLGCGRWGAFLASYHSAKNDVLLWGRPGSKSFSALQKERKNAYLALPSQLRLESELSAALEFAQVVVISISAQQLRDLARRIARFDLAGKTFILCMKGIEVQSGKRLTQVFCEEVKQPVGLAVWVGPGHVQDFSAGIPNCMVVDSADPATTDFIVEHLSSDLIRLYKGRDLIGTEVGAAAKNVIGIAAGMLDGAGYSSLKGALMARGAREIARLIRAMGGNELSAYGLCHLGDYEATLFSAHSHNRRFGESFVRGEPFDQLAEGASTVKALIRLGKEYGVDLPICRTVYGMLYEGRSAAEALPSLFSRTVKGEFDY
- the yfnB gene encoding putative HAD-hydrolase YfnB; this encodes MAYYNCLLLDVDGTLLDFEAAEHKAFMETMEHFELPAASETLEVYLEINRGLWAALEKGQLKRDKLVVQRFAQLLEALGKQGNAAEMNRWYLDQLGAHADLIPGALEAVAELAEVATLAVVSNGVERVQLSRLRDSGLDRYMDGVFVSERVGIEKPGRRIFETALRQLGIESRGKVLVVGDSLTADIQGGQNAGLATCWCNFKAVEDAPQPAPTHVIRTWQELYRIVMEPDELENLGSKNRKHQFEQLERTEQ
- a CDS encoding multidrug ABC transporter ATP-binding protein → MLLSLQNLGKSFGDTVVLQGIDATVEKGERIGIVGENGAGKTTLLKMLCGEYTPDEGELQFTRGVSLGYLEQNSELDPKQDVYGEMRRAFSPVLDAMARMQVLENKLEHAPADEALLEEHARLSAVVDAADGYNMDVQIKKVLSGMAFGPETYGKSVAVLSGGEHTRLRLAKLLLQRPDLLILDEPTNHLDFATMEWLENYLKAYPGAVLVVSHDRYFLDAVCTRMWEVEDQGLTSYKGNFSAYLPQKEAAEALQQKQHDADVAKAQKLEDYIARNLVRASTTKMAQSRRKQLEKLEITEAPRSGPQELKFRFEFDVTPYNELLTLKRLAIKIGDRTLLEPFDLQILRGERLVIAGPNGAGKSTLLQVLDGRRRPSGGMVRLGTGAKASIFEQQQLRRGGRVIDAIWDKWPRFTELEVRSHLARFGFKGEDVFKPGSALSGGELARLRFAEIVLERPNLMFLDEPTNHLDIYTRESLTQALMDYEGTLLLVTHDRYLMNSLACPILYIGEGRAALYESYEKLMARNSTAAEEAPKAAEEKGQGGKAAYGKEQRRRKAELRARLKAVEEEIEQLGAHLVELENEINSPEVLRDHLLLREKCDELDDGRFHQQELFSEWEKLLEEQEQYEQDEEA
- a CDS encoding sensor histidine kinase codes for the protein MTKRIFQSILLVTLASLAVSLAFFTAILFPYFENRLADELAQELAYLAPGAVSGGSEYLRQAGAGGNRLTLIAPDGSVLFDTTADPAGLENHADRQEVQQALAGQAGRSVRYSKTLDKKTINCALLLSDGNVLRVSSTQYTGFALLLSLIQPMLMVLALTAVLAGLYAYRLSRRLTRPLNEIDLEHPQPSQAPYEELAPLLRRLAHQKRQIKSQMQELQRQQQQFEAITENMQEGFLVLDAAGSVLSHNSGAARLLNLSSPPTGKNALELGLCEEFSQPVRQALSGDHVESLIPLHGRQCQLFANPVFQGDQLAGTVLVLVDVTEQQQREALRREFSANVSHELKTPLTSISGIAEIMRGGLVPPGDVPHFAGKIYDESQRLIQLVQDILRLSQLDEDSVLEKPQPVDLIACLRRAADQLAPAARAQNVQLAVRGGSVWIQGVAAILDEMVFNLCENAIKYNRPGGSVELWAGADVRGPLLTVSDTGIGIPPEHHARVFERFYRVDKSHSKEIGGTGLGLSIVKHGAAFHHAQVELESTPGVGTTVRLLFPASAQVPAEPL